Below is a genomic region from Pempheris klunzingeri isolate RE-2024b unplaced genomic scaffold, fPemKlu1.hap1 Scaffold_105, whole genome shotgun sequence.
GCCTATGGAGTCTGAGAGGAGAGGTTGAGCCACAAATGACAGCATAATGAGGGCAATGTGGCCTAaactcccctccctccctgcgtCCACACTCAGCTCTCCCTCAGCAGCATCATGACCGCTTGACACCACTTAGCCCTCTGTGGATGGACCAAATAGATAGGTTACTTACAATCATATTGTTATTGTTAAGCTGCTAATTAATTCCTCTGcaccctttcttttctttatgtgtGAATAAACAACGCACAAGATTGTATCGTTATGTAGGTGATTTAATCTTATAGTTGATTTGCATGAAGTTTGCATGACTGCTTTGCTCTTAATTGGTCCTGGATACTTTAATTTCCAGAAATATTCCACCCCAACTAAGGATGTTATCTGTTAGTGGTTTAATCATGTTTCATTAGAAATCCTGGAGCTCATAGTTGCACCAGACTGTGTTAGACTCTAATAGATACATTTCCGACTGTAGTAAATTAAGGTAAATGTAGCTCTATATGTGAAACTTCATATCTGGTGTTGCACACACCGTCATTGCCTTCTACAGAaagcagacagaggcagagaggttAAGAGCCGGAGGAGGCAGCTTGAGGAAGTCTTTACACGGTAATCGTCAGCCAACAGGTGAATCATGATGATTAAAATATCTAGCCACCAGCTCTGTTTCCACAATATGTCTCCAGTGTTcatatttgtctctttttcttttgttaaagttaaaagtaaGCAGGTTTTATGGAATGAAAATCtaatattaattttataaaaacCTCTCTGTTATCTTTTTACTGCTTATTTTTAGATTTAACTagttttttgtgcatttttgtggaAGTGGAGAATTAAATTGTTTGTAGTGAAAAGTGACGAATGTCTGTTTGGAGCCTTGGTGTAGTGTAAAAACATCACAATGAGGTGTGGGGAAGGGTGGGGGCGCCCTTGTTTTAATTTAGCTTGATATGTCTGTGCACACACCTGGTTGTAACTCTTATTCACAAGAAGCCTACCGTAGCAATGCTTAAGTGGTAGAGGGTATGATAACAAAAACCATGGTCACAGAGTTGAATCTACTGTTCTGTGAAACAGTATCTGTATGAAATTGATCTCTACTGAGGGGCCATTGTTCTGGATTGCATTACAATGTACaggtgtctgtgttattgtgtctaCTCTCTGCACATTGTGTTGCAGCCTGGCTGAGATGTTAAGAGGAAAAAGCAGAGGCTCAGATTTACACGGAGTTTAATCAGTGCCATCACCTGGGGCTTGAAAGACATTACAAAATTATCCATGAATATAGCAAATATCCCAATTTGATATTGCTACTCCTGGGCCTGACAGGCAGTCTGATAACGCATACTAGCACATCATGGTTCTGTGGAGTTTGTTGTATTTCAAAGGGCACCAGCTTTGAACTAGCCACAACCCCAGGCTATGTTTTGATGTGTGCAGAGTTGAGATAGTGCCGCACTCCTTCCACTCACTTCAACATGTACATCATTGGATGTGTAATATGCACAGATACACAATCTGGCAGTGTGCCACTGTGCATTGTCATTTACTGGACTATAACACAAGACCAAGACCTAAAATCACCATCCACGTGAATGCATGACTACTCAATTTAGACTGCCAGAACCCTGGCTACACTGTTCCCTGAGCATTTTGATGTCAGTTCATCTCAGTGTATGATTTAGAGTTTTTAACAAATAATGTCTGTGAATGAATGATTCTCTACTATGCTCTGCTTCTAGAAATTGTGCTTTCTCCATCTGTTAAAGTAACCAATGAATTACAAAACATCAGGAGGTGTTAAAGGTGTCTGAAAGGTGTTAATAAGTGTTACCCACCAGCCCGTTCTTGATCAGGTCAGCCCACATGCTGGTGCCATCTCCTCCCCTCATCAGCACATTGTAGATGAAAAAGTAGGTGCCGGGAATCTTACAGGTGAACTTGCCCGTTGAGCCCTCAAAGTTACCACCAATATTAGTCACCACATCATCGAATCGTAGAATATCGTAACCTTCTTGAGGGTTTCGTAGTCCGGCGTAAAATGCCACCCGAGGGGTAGTGTTGTAGGTGGTTGTACTGACTGCACCTTTGCCCCCCAGACCTAGAACCCCGGTCCGAACAATGTCCACACCATCTCCTGGTGGCCCCTTAGGTCCTGGAGGGCCTGGCTCTCCAGGTGGTCCTGGGGGTCCAGGCTTCCCTGGACGTCCTGGTTTACCTTGTGGGCCATGAGCACTGTAAGTAGGCAGCGGTGGGCCGATGCTGTGATCACTCAGATCTGCCTCGTTGTCTACCTGTAGGCCTGTGGTCACTGTATCTGTTCCCGTGTTGACACCTGTTCCCGAAGTGCCTGTGCTGGGGAAGGGGTCACAAACCATGCGGCAAGTACCCAGCATCTCAAAGTGGCTCGCGCTGTCATCTACGCCACCTGTGCCAACGGAGCTGACAAGCACAGGGATGAGGAccaccagaaccaggaccagcaTGACCCCCACAGCAGCTGCCACCAGGGTCTTCCGCCCGATGCTCAGCCGGGGAAGAGGCTGCGCAGCCACCGTGGAACTCTCCGGGGTGGAAATGGTGACTGTGGTTAGTGCGTCCACCTGGCAAAACGCAGACACAATGAGGCTCCCCGATGGTGGAGAT
It encodes:
- the LOC139225244 gene encoding C1q-related factor-like, whose amino-acid sequence is MLVLVLVVLIPVLVSSVGTGGVDDSASHFEMLGTCRMVCDPFPSTGTSGTGVNTGTDTVTTGLQVDNEADLSDHSIGPPLPTYSAHGPQGKPGRPGKPGPPGPPGEPGPPGPKGPPGDGVDIVRTGVLGLGGKGAVSTTTYNTTPRVAFYAGLRNPQEGYDILRFDDVVTNIGGNFEGSTGKFTCKIPGTYFFIYNVLMRGGDGTSMWADLIKNGLVRASAIAQDQDQSYDYASNSVILHLDAGDEVFIKLDGGKAHGGNSNKYSTFSGFILYAD